A window of the Kosakonia sp. BYX6 genome harbors these coding sequences:
- the emrB gene encoding multidrug efflux MFS transporter permease subunit EmrB, with translation MHRKPLEGAQLVIMTIALSLATFMQVLDSTIANVAIPTIAGNLGSSLSQGTWVITSFGVANAISIPITGWLAKRVGEVKLFLWSTVAFAIASWACGVSNSLGMLIFFRVIQGIVAGPLIPLSQSLLLSNYPPAKRSIALALWSMTVIVAPICGPILGGYISDNYHWGWIFFINVPIGALVVLLTLQSLRGRETRTEQRRIDGIGLALLVVGIGSLQVMLDQGKELDWFNSTEIIVLTIVAVVSISFLVVWELTDDNPIVDLSLFKSRNFTIGCLCISLAYMLYFGAIVLLPQLLQEVYGYTATWAGLASAPVGVIPVLLSPIIGRFAHKLDMRRLVTFSFIMYAVCFYWRAYTFEPGMDFGASAWPQFIQGFAVACFFMPLTTITLSGLPPERLAAASSLSNFTRTLAGSIGTSITTTLWTNRESLHHAQLTESVNPYNPNSQAMYDQLQGLGMSQQQSSSWIAQQITNQGLIISANEIFWFSAGVFLILLGLVWFARPPFGAGGGGGAH, from the coding sequence ATGCACAGGAAACCGCTGGAAGGCGCGCAACTGGTCATTATGACCATTGCGCTTTCGCTTGCGACCTTCATGCAGGTGCTGGATTCCACCATCGCCAACGTTGCGATTCCAACCATCGCCGGTAACCTTGGTTCCTCGTTGAGCCAGGGGACGTGGGTGATCACCTCGTTCGGCGTGGCGAATGCGATTTCGATTCCGATCACCGGCTGGCTGGCGAAACGCGTCGGCGAAGTGAAGCTGTTTCTCTGGTCGACCGTGGCGTTTGCCATCGCCTCCTGGGCGTGCGGTGTCTCCAATAGTCTGGGGATGCTGATTTTCTTTCGCGTCATCCAGGGGATTGTCGCCGGGCCGTTGATTCCGCTCTCGCAAAGCCTGCTGCTGAGTAACTACCCGCCTGCCAAACGCTCTATCGCGCTGGCGTTGTGGTCGATGACGGTGATTGTCGCGCCGATTTGTGGGCCGATCCTTGGCGGGTATATCAGCGATAACTACCACTGGGGTTGGATTTTCTTTATCAACGTGCCGATTGGCGCGCTGGTGGTGTTGCTGACGCTGCAAAGCTTGCGCGGTCGTGAAACACGTACCGAACAGCGGCGCATTGACGGCATTGGCCTGGCGCTGTTGGTGGTGGGCATCGGTAGCCTGCAAGTCATGCTCGACCAGGGTAAAGAGCTGGATTGGTTTAACTCCACAGAAATCATCGTGCTGACGATCGTCGCCGTGGTGTCGATAAGCTTCCTGGTGGTGTGGGAGTTGACCGATGACAACCCGATTGTCGACCTGTCGCTGTTTAAGTCGCGCAACTTTACCATTGGCTGTTTATGTATCAGCCTCGCTTATATGCTCTACTTCGGCGCGATTGTTTTGCTGCCGCAGTTGTTGCAGGAGGTGTATGGCTATACCGCGACCTGGGCGGGTCTGGCGTCTGCGCCTGTTGGGGTGATCCCGGTATTGCTATCGCCGATTATTGGCCGCTTCGCGCATAAGCTGGATATGCGCCGTCTGGTGACATTTAGCTTTATTATGTATGCGGTGTGCTTCTATTGGCGTGCGTATACTTTCGAGCCGGGAATGGATTTTGGCGCGTCGGCGTGGCCGCAGTTTATTCAGGGCTTCGCGGTGGCATGCTTCTTTATGCCACTGACCACCATAACCCTTTCCGGTTTGCCGCCTGAACGGTTGGCAGCGGCGTCCAGTTTATCGAACTTTACGCGAACGCTTGCCGGTTCCATCGGTACGTCGATTACCACGACACTATGGACCAACCGGGAGTCGTTGCACCACGCGCAATTGACGGAATCGGTTAATCCGTACAACCCGAACTCGCAAGCAATGTATGACCAACTGCAAGGGCTGGGCATGTCGCAGCAACAGTCATCAAGCTGGATTGCGCAGCAAATTACTAACCAGGGGCTGATTATCTCGGCTAACGAGATTTTCTGGTTCTCGGCGGGCGTGTTCTTGATCCTGCTTGGGCTGGTGTGGTTTGCGAGACCACCGTTTGGCGCAGGCGGCGGTGGCGGCGCGCATTAG
- the emrA gene encoding multidrug efflux MFS transporter periplasmic adaptor subunit EmrA: MSAIAESQPPQQPVKKKGKRKGLLLLLTLLFIVIAVAYGIYWFLVLRHFQETDDAYVAGNQVQIMSQVSGSVTKVWADNTDLVKQGDVLVTLDATDAQQAFEKAQTELASSVRQTRQSMINSKQLLASIELKKTALAQAQSDFNRRVPLGSANLIGREELQHARDAVASAQAELDVAVQQYNANQAIILDTRLENQPAVMQAATEVRNSWLALQRTKIVSPITGYVSRRAVQPGAQISSTTSLMAVVPATHLWVDANFKETQVAHMRIGQTATVISDIYGDEVEYSGKVVGLDMGTGSAFSLLPAQNATGNWIKVVQRLPVRIELDAKQLADHPLRIGLSTLVKVDTSARDGQVLASQVRTRPAYESNAREINLEPVNTLIDNIVKANAG; encoded by the coding sequence ATGAGCGCTATTGCGGAGAGTCAACCCCCGCAGCAACCGGTCAAGAAGAAAGGGAAACGCAAAGGCCTGCTTCTTCTTTTGACCTTGCTCTTTATTGTTATTGCCGTGGCATATGGGATTTATTGGTTTTTGGTACTGCGTCATTTTCAAGAAACGGATGACGCATACGTGGCAGGGAACCAAGTTCAAATCATGTCGCAGGTATCCGGCAGCGTGACGAAAGTCTGGGCCGACAATACCGATTTAGTAAAACAAGGGGATGTGCTGGTCACGCTGGATGCCACCGACGCCCAGCAAGCGTTTGAAAAAGCGCAAACTGAGCTGGCGAGCAGCGTGCGACAAACCCGCCAGTCGATGATCAACAGCAAGCAGTTGCTGGCGAGCATTGAACTGAAAAAAACCGCACTGGCGCAGGCACAAAGCGATTTTAACCGCCGGGTGCCGCTGGGAAGCGCCAATTTGATTGGCCGCGAAGAACTGCAACACGCCCGTGATGCGGTCGCCAGCGCGCAAGCCGAACTGGATGTCGCCGTTCAGCAATACAACGCTAATCAGGCGATCATTCTTGATACTCGCCTTGAAAACCAACCTGCGGTAATGCAGGCCGCCACCGAAGTGCGGAATAGCTGGCTGGCGCTGCAACGTACCAAGATTGTAAGCCCCATCACCGGTTACGTGTCCCGCCGTGCCGTGCAGCCTGGCGCGCAGATTAGCTCCACAACGTCGTTGATGGCCGTGGTGCCGGCAACCCATTTGTGGGTGGACGCGAACTTCAAAGAGACGCAAGTCGCGCATATGCGCATCGGGCAAACTGCGACGGTCATCAGTGATATCTACGGCGATGAGGTGGAGTACAGCGGTAAAGTTGTCGGTCTCGATATGGGTACCGGGAGCGCCTTCTCGCTGCTGCCAGCGCAAAACGCCACCGGTAACTGGATCAAAGTGGTTCAGCGCCTGCCGGTGCGTATTGAGCTGGATGCGAAACAACTCGCCGATCATCCGCTGCGCATTGGCCTTTCGACACTGGTGAAAGTGGACACTTCTGCCCGTGACGGCCAAGTGCTGGCCAGCCAGGTGCGTACCCGCCCGGCATACGAAAGCAACGCCCGGGAAATCAACCTTGAGCCGGTCAACACGCTTATCGATAACATCGTCAAAGCCAACGCCGGTTAA
- the mprA gene encoding transcriptional repressor MprA, whose product MDSSFTPIEQMLKFRASRYEDFPFQEILLTRLCMHMQGKLLENRNKMLKAQGINETLFMALITLESQENHSIQPSELSSALGSSRTNATRIADELEKRGWIERRESDNDRRCLHLQLTDKGHEFLRQVLPPQHNCLHQLWSSLTVGEKDQLEQITRKLLSRLDQMDEEDVILEALR is encoded by the coding sequence ATGGATAGTTCGTTTACGCCCATTGAACAAATGCTTAAGTTTCGCGCCAGCCGTTATGAAGATTTCCCGTTTCAGGAAATTTTGCTGACCCGCCTGTGTATGCACATGCAGGGCAAGCTGCTGGAAAACCGCAATAAGATGCTGAAAGCGCAGGGCATTAACGAGACGTTGTTTATGGCGTTGATTACGCTGGAATCTCAGGAAAACCACAGTATTCAGCCTTCTGAGCTTAGCAGCGCGCTGGGTTCATCGCGCACCAATGCGACGCGTATCGCCGATGAGCTGGAAAAGCGCGGCTGGATTGAGCGCCGCGAAAGCGATAACGATCGCCGCTGTTTGCACCTGCAACTGACTGATAAAGGTCACGAATTCCTGCGCCAAGTTCTGCCCCCGCAGCACAATTGCCTGCACCAACTCTGGTCTTCGTTGACGGTTGGCGAAAAAGACCAGCTCGAGCAAATCACCCGCAAACTCCTGTCACGTCTCGACCAGATGGATGAAGAAGATGTCATCCTTGAGGCGCTGCGCTAA
- a CDS encoding MFS transporter yields the protein MTKPNQGLSPALIALMSVATGLAVASNYYPQPLLDTIANAFSLSPNQAGFIVTAAQLGYAAGLLFLVPLGDMFERRTLIVVMSLLSAGGMLITASSPSLSLMILGTLLTGLFSVVAQILVPLAATLASPEKRGKVVGTIMSGLLLGILLARTVAGLLASLGGWRTVYWVASVLMVLMALALWRGLPKLKQENHLNYPQLLGSVFTLFAGNKLLRTRAILGCLCFANFSILWTSMAFLLASPPFNYSEAVIGLFGLVGAAGALGARQAGGLADKGKSHLTTTFGLILLLLSWVATWLGHSSVIALVIGIIVLDLTVQAVHITNQTIIYRVNPDARNRLTAGYMTSYFIGGAAGSLISASAWQHAGWTGVCVAGCTLAVLNLLVWWRGFQRQEA from the coding sequence ATGACGAAACCAAACCAGGGCCTGAGCCCGGCGCTGATTGCGCTGATGTCCGTTGCCACCGGCCTCGCCGTCGCCAGCAACTACTACCCGCAACCGCTGCTTGATACCATCGCCAACGCCTTTTCGCTCTCGCCTAACCAGGCTGGGTTTATTGTCACCGCGGCCCAGCTTGGCTACGCCGCCGGGCTGCTGTTTTTGGTGCCGCTGGGCGATATGTTTGAGCGTCGCACGCTGATCGTAGTGATGTCGTTACTCTCGGCGGGCGGCATGTTGATCACCGCCAGTAGCCCGTCGCTTAGTTTGATGATCCTCGGTACGTTGCTGACCGGCCTGTTTTCCGTGGTGGCGCAGATCCTCGTGCCGTTGGCGGCGACGCTCGCCTCGCCGGAAAAGCGCGGCAAAGTAGTTGGCACGATTATGAGCGGCCTGCTGCTCGGGATTTTGCTGGCGCGCACCGTGGCCGGGCTACTTGCCAGCCTCGGCGGCTGGCGCACTGTCTATTGGGTTGCCAGCGTATTAATGGTGTTGATGGCGCTGGCGCTGTGGCGCGGTTTGCCGAAACTCAAGCAGGAAAACCATCTCAATTATCCTCAACTGCTCGGCTCGGTATTCACGCTGTTCGCAGGCAATAAACTGTTGCGCACCCGCGCGATACTCGGCTGCCTGTGTTTTGCCAACTTCAGCATTCTATGGACGTCGATGGCGTTTCTGCTGGCCTCGCCGCCGTTTAACTACTCTGAAGCGGTGATTGGCCTGTTTGGTCTGGTAGGAGCGGCGGGTGCGCTGGGCGCTCGTCAGGCGGGCGGTCTGGCCGATAAAGGAAAATCGCACCTCACCACCACGTTCGGCCTGATTTTGCTGCTGCTCTCGTGGGTTGCCACCTGGCTGGGTCACAGTTCCGTGATCGCGCTGGTTATCGGCATTATCGTGCTGGATCTCACCGTGCAGGCCGTACACATTACCAACCAGACGATTATCTACCGCGTGAACCCGGATGCGCGTAACCGCCTGACCGCCGGGTATATGACCAGCTATTTTATTGGCGGCGCGGCGGGTTCGTTGATTTCCGCCTCCGCCTGGCAACACGCGGGCTGGACGGGCGTGTGCGTGGCGGGCTGCACGCTCGCAGTACTCAACCTGCTAGTGTGGTGGCGAGGATTCCAACGGCAGGAGGCATAA